From the Saccharobesus litoralis genome, one window contains:
- the greB gene encoding transcription elongation factor GreB — protein MARSNHITREGWDVLERELRYLWKEERPKVTQSVSEAAALGDRSENAEYIYGKKRLREIDRRVRYLTKRLDELQVVYPNPQQEGKVYFGAWVDLEDDDENQYCYRLVGSDEFDPKQGFISIDSPMARALIGKQVDDEVLVKTPDGDKVYYVNAIRYK, from the coding sequence ATGGCGCGCAGTAATCACATCACACGTGAAGGGTGGGACGTATTAGAACGGGAGCTAAGATACCTCTGGAAAGAAGAGCGCCCAAAAGTGACCCAATCTGTCTCTGAAGCAGCAGCACTAGGCGACCGCAGTGAAAATGCCGAATACATTTATGGCAAAAAACGACTACGTGAAATAGACCGTCGCGTGCGTTATTTAACTAAGCGCTTAGACGAACTGCAAGTGGTGTACCCCAACCCTCAGCAAGAAGGCAAAGTCTATTTTGGCGCTTGGGTTGATTTAGAAGACGATGATGAAAACCAATATTGTTATCGCTTGGTTGGCTCAGATGAGTTTGATCCCAAGCAAGGTTTTATTAGCATAGACTCACCAATGGCACGCGCATTAATTGGCAAGCAAGTGGATGATGAAGTGTTAGTTAAAACACCTGACGGCGACAAAGTTTATTACGTTAATGCAATTCGCTACAAATAA